Proteins encoded together in one Orcinus orca chromosome 13, mOrcOrc1.1, whole genome shotgun sequence window:
- the LOC117195398 gene encoding proline-rich protein 14-like, whose protein sequence is MILEDVVAAHRVPLVPQEEISSPRHDSKHQDSVRSQPPASPRRQATWSPQARPSDPLHLCREPLSLVRWPSSTLRRRSRTTPGPEEGPSQKVDQAPQPTRVVMLEDIASSRPPAEGFASETLCFIVPARRAGSTSQSQRDLEPPFQPSALSANPPESPPPAPDPLLEPSSTPPPSGILHPRLSPWGLAPPSIPFIPSRRALLTSSSRPAKPPALITPHEVVVEDCHVRG, encoded by the coding sequence ATGATCCTGGAAGATGTCGTGGCTGCCCACAGGGTGCCCCTGGTGCCCCAAGAGGAGATCTCCAGCCCACGGCACGACAGCAAACATCAGGATTCTGTCCGCAGCCAACCACCTGCCTCGCCACGCAGGCAGGCCACGTGGTCCCCACAGGCCAGGCCTTCCGACCCACTGCACTTATGCCGAGAGCCCTTGAGCCTTGTCCGTTGGCCCTCTTCCACCCTGAGGCGGCGATCAAGGACAACGCCTGGCCCAGAGGAGGGCCCTTCACAAAAGGTGGACCAGGCCCCCCAGCCCACGCGGGTGGTGATGCTAGAGGACATTGCCAGCTCCAGACCCCCAGCGGAGGGCTTTGCCAGTGAGACTCTCTGCTTCATCGTCCCAGCAAGAAGAGCTGGGTCCACCAGCCAAAGCCAAAGGGACCTGGAACCCCCATTCCAGCCATCTGCCCTGTCTGCAAACCCTCCAGAGAGCCCACCACCAGCCCCAGATCCTCTTCTGGAGCCCTCATCGACCCCGCCGCCATCCGGTATTTTACACCCCCGCCTCAGTCCCTGGGGCTTGGCCCCGCCTTCGATTCCGTTCATTCCAAGCAGGAGGGCTTTGCTGACATCTTCCTCACGCCCAGCAAAGCCCCCCGCCCTCATCACCCCCCATGAAGTTGTAGTTGAAGATTGTCATGTCAGAGGCTGA